One window of Plasmodium falciparum 3D7 genome assembly, chromosome: 7 genomic DNA carries:
- a CDS encoding ATP synthase F0 subunit a-like protein, putative has product MNAISLGKINEQIRPLLWKNNSYILNSFTNYTTALSCLSKRFTSTYKINKTLTPKNDKKDIYKYYNERLREDIKPYKLIPSLPTLNHYVNPLDMTKFAIKYILSYRFFFIYMARTTFQAVRPLMAFCVFGELMKLILATMTSGVFAFFFSFVLAFEVLYFFLQCYISYTFLTMFFDVMF; this is encoded by the exons atgaacgCTATATCTCTgggaaaaataaatgaaca aataaGACCCTTACTATGGAAAAATaactcatatatattaaactcGTTCACTAACTATACAACG GCCCTGAGTTGTTTAAGTAAAAGATTTACTtcaacatataaaataaataaaacattgaCACCTAAAAATGACAAAAAAGATATCTATAAATACTACAATGAAAGGTTAAGAGAAGATATAAAACCCTACAAATTAATACCAAGTCTTCCTACATTAAATCATTATGTGAACCCTTTGGATATGACAAAATTTgccataaaatatattttaagttatcgttttttttttatatatatggctAGAACGACATTTCAG gcCGTGAGACCACTTATGGCATTCTGCGTATTTGGAGAATTAATGAAATTAATATTGGCTACCATGACAAGTGGTGTTTTtgcttttttcttttcctttgtCTTAGCATTTGAAgtattgtattttttcttaCAATGTTATATATCTTATACTTTTTTAACCATGTTTTTTGATGTTatgttttaa
- a CDS encoding NIMA related kinase 4: protein MNKYEKIRDIGKGNYGNTILVRDRKNDHYVMKIINISQMSQKEKRQCLKEVELLSKLNHPFIVKYIESYIEGDTLRIVMKHCKGGDLYHYIQNKKKQNTPIKEKRILIWLTQILTALKFLHSNHILHRDMKSLNILIDSDKRVRLCDFGISKVLENTLDYANTLIGTPYYLSPELCKDKKYSWPSDVWATGCLIYELATFRTPFHSTKGIQQLCYNIRYAPIPDLPNIYSKELNNIYKSMLIREPSYRATVQQLLVSDIVQRQLKLLIEEKIREKQSMKKPLKEKPAIENENSGANEQEVKTLLLDVVDT, encoded by the exons atgaataaatatgaaaagatTAGAGATATAGGAAAAGGAAATTATGGAAATACAATACTTGTTAGAGATCGAAAAAATGACCA ttatgtaatgaaaataataaacatttcACAAATGTCTCAGAAAGAAAAGAGGCAATGTTTAAAAGAAGTTgaa TTATTATCCAAATTAAATCATCCTTttattgtaaaatatattgaaagTTATATTGAAGGGGATACACTTAGAATAGTTATGAAGCACTGTAAAG GAGGTgatttatatcattacatccaaaataaaaagaaacaaaatacgcctataaaagaaaaacgtATACTCATCTGGCTAACTCAAATATTAACTGCTCTTAAATTTCTTCACTCAAATCATATTCTTCATAGAG atATGAAGTCTCTAAACATTTTAATAGACAGCGATAAAAGAGTTAGACTGTGCGATTTCGGAATATCTAAAGTTCTAGAAAATACTTTAGATTATGCTAATACCTTAATAGGTACTCCTTATTATTTAAGTCCAGAATTatgtaaagataaaaaatatagttGGCCTTCAGATGTATGGGCAACTGGTTGTCTAATATATGAACTAGCCACTTTTAGAACCCCTTTTCATTCAACCAAAGGAATACAACaattatgttataatattagATATGCTCCA ataCCTGATTTACCAAATATCTATTCAAAAGAACTTAATAACATTTATAAGAGCATGTTAATACGAGAACCAAGTTACAGAGCAACCGTACAACAATTGCTAGTTTCTGATATTGTGCAg agACAACTAAAATTACTGATTGAAGAAAAAATCAGAGAAAAGCAAAGTATGAAAAAACCTTTAAAAGAAAAGCCAGCtattgaaaatgaaaattcaGGAGCCAACGAACAAGAAGTAAAAACATTACTTCTGGATGTTGTTGATACTTAA
- a CDS encoding actin-related protein, putative, with translation MSAPVNIDIPKLILDNGAGLIKGGILPSYSQIEGSLCEEIEPKFILPNCVGQIRKKNIFHISDSCQSICEYFCHRPHVDGLLLDLELETKIWEKIFSCRNTVGGKINEMGLCVTESYLTPAYIKQGVIELLFEYFNMNQIVIVSSQTMLPFSYIGLNLGQYDILNPPIYRSRSSITKKVDQVIKRRRRSENCDIDMNKLDSSKDNMMENNLVTDSVINIKKLGSMDKTNEENVNSMNSVNNVNNFIDDNSYESKKIRLSQESVDHNKFNENKGDPINIQKDNVFAQDDDKNIEDVEKYENSGHTFEKRRYNKKNTKSDVNIFTNKHIYLKNIECYNKYSHKLYIDDKYQGDNWEDFYFNSFFNLNNYNNNNIYDDDNNNNNYLFEGLKTHAKSYKFNNNNVVRTLYDNNYLGKNFSRQDPNFIIPEKVDLYRNYYGKNFQDIKMFKKNYRNKYINNFYKNIINGNYNLSLRNPCALYIDVGFSHTYVLPYIEYKLIEYAVLRTKISGSILNSYLKSTLSYKHVNLEHNELLVENIKERACYVSLDYLKELEKEKTRLENIKNQRIKDKLDMRAEILMKELEEEEAQGKGERDKEKKKEMDTNMEKKKMKKKKKKKESDLLTNSLVKEDESNSTINDMKVNEKDNSDVTEYKENSSNSYDKKMNNILTKKKNDSCGSSLSVSNKSDDDMYIKKRRTCNVEEGGVDITEDQSYMSDLKSNVSVDKSRKSSRSNINVDKSYTNDEDNKSNYNNNSDDNNNNSDDNNKYSDDNNKYSDDSNEYSDDSNNNNNNNNKYSDDSNKYSDDNNKYNIDKCNGRKNKKLQPHLSYQYKLIDYNNVSKRQINKVFNTLKSNYNNNCIYIDSDYDYKEEFSNFIIDDKDDNMNIKDMSIKVGDSSKGKEDVINLTNERIGIPEILFNPQDINLEHCSIVELVYRCISLLPKHIQKYFVSQIYISGGSTKFRNFKHRLYKELRQVFPSDWDINIYSHKNSLYSNYIGTYVWLSDPSIYNYNVITREQYFNFGKESKVWNRKKDA, from the coding sequence ATGTCAGCACCTGTCAATATAGACATACCAAAATTAATTTTGGATAATGGGGCTGGTTTGATAAAAGGTGGGATACTTCCGAGTTATTCGCAAATAGAAGGATCATTGTGTGAAGAAATAGAACCTAAATTCATTTTACCTAATTGTGTAGGtcaaataagaaaaaagaatatatttcatataagtGACAGCTGTCAGAGCATATGTGAATATTTTTGTCACCGTCCTCACGTGGATGGTTTGTTGTTAGATTTGGAGTTGGAAACGAAAATATGGGAGAAGATTTTTTCATGTAGGAACACTGTAGGAGggaaaataaatgaaatggGTTTGTGTGTTACTGAATCATATTTAACACCtgcatatataaaacaaggagtaattgaattattatttgaatattttaatatgaatCAAATTGTAATTGTTTCCTCTCAAACAATGTTACCATTTTCTTATATAGGTTTAAATTTAGGACAGTATGATATTTTAAATCCCCCAATATATCGTAGTCGATCTTCCATAACAAAAAAAGTTGATCAAGTAATAAAAAGACGACGAAGAAGTGAAAATTGTGATATAGACATGAATAAATTGGATTCTTCAAAAGATAACATGATGGAGAATAATTTGGTTACGGATAgcgttataaatataaagaagtTAGGATCTATGGATAAaacaaatgaagaaaatgtgAACAGTATGAACAGTGTGAACAATGTGAACAATTTTATTGATGATAATTCTTATGAAAGTAAAAAGATAAGACTTTCACAGGAAAGTGTTGATCATAACAAATTTAACGAAAATAAAGGTGATCCTATTAATATACAAAAGGATAATGTGTTTGCTcaagatgatgataaaaatattgaagatgttgaaaaatatgaaaatagtGGGCATACTTTTGAAAAAAGacgttataataaaaagaacacAAAAAGTGacgtaaatatatttacaaataaacatatatatttaaaaaatattgaatgCTATAATAAGTATTCACACAAACTATATATAGATGATAAATATCAGGGTGATAATTGGGaagatttttattttaattccTTCTTTAatctaaataattataataataacaacatttatgatgatgataataataataataattatttatttgaggGTTTAAAGACTCATGCAAAAAgctataaatttaataacaacaatGTTGTGAGAactttatatgataataattatttaggAAAGAATTTTTCAAGACAAGATCCAAATTTTATAATCCCCGAAAAAGTGGATTTATATAGAAATTATTATGGTAAAAATTTCCAGGATATTAagatgtttaaaaaaaattataggaataagtatataaataatttttataaaaatataataaatggaaattataatttatctttAAGAAATCCATGTGCCTTATATATAGACGTTGGGTTTTCTCATACATATGTCTTACCATATATTGAATACAAATTAATTGAATATGCTGTATTAAGAACAAAGATTTCTGGATCTATTTTAAATTCTTATCTAAAAAGTACCCTTTCTTATAAACATGTGAATTTAGAACATAACGAATTGTTAgtagaaaatattaaagaaagAGCTTGTTATGTCTCATTAGATTATTTAAAGgaattagaaaaagaaaagacacgattagaaaatataaagaatcaAAGGATCAAGGACAAACTTGACATGCGCGCTGAAATATTAATGAAAGAATTggaagaagaagaagcaCAAGGGAAAGGGGAAAGAgataaagagaaaaaaaaggaaatggatacaaatatggaaaagaagaagatgaaaaaaaaaaagaaaaaaaaagagagtGATTTATTAACAAATTCACTTGTTAAGGAGGACGAATCAAACAGTACAATAAATGATATGAAGGTAAATGAAAAGGATAATTCAGATGTCACTGAATACAAAGAAAATTCGAGTAATAGTTATGACAAAAAGATGAATAacatattaacaaaaaagaaaaatgatagTTGTGGTTCTAGTTTGAGTGTTAGTAATAAAAGTGATGATgacatgtatataaaaaaaagaagaactTGTAATGTTGAAGAGGGAGGTGTAGATATTACAGAGGATCAGAGTTATATGAGTGATTTGAAGAGTAATGTGAGTGTTGATAAAAGTCGTAAAAGTAGTAGaagtaatataaatgtagATAAAAGTTATACAAATGATGAAGACAATAAaagtaattataataataatagtgatgataataataataatagtgatgataataataaatatagtgatgataataataaatatagtgATGATAGTAATGAATATAGcgatgatagtaataataataataataataataataaatatagtgatgatagtaataaatatagtgatgataataataaatataatattgataagTGTAATgggagaaaaaataaaaaattacaacCACATTTATCATAccaatataaattaattgatTATAATAACGTATCAAAAcgtcaaataaataaagtgTTCAATACTTTGAAAAgtaattataacaataattgtatttatatagatTCTGATTATGATTATAAAGAAGAATTTTCTAATTTCATAATTGATgataaagatgataatatgaatataaaagatatgaGTATAAAAGTAGGAGATTCTTCAAAAGGAAAAGAAGATGTTATTAATTTAACAAATGAGAGAATAGGTATTCcagaaattttatttaatccACAAGATATAAATTTAGAGCATTGTAGTATAGTTGAATTAGTTTATAGGTGTATTTCATTATTACCTAAACacatacaaaaatattttgtttcgcaaatatatatatcaggAGGATCTACAAAGTTTCGAAATTTTAAACACagattatataaagaattacGACAAGTATTTCCTTCGGATTgggatataaatatatattcacataAAAATAGTTTATATAGTAATTATATTGGAACATATGTATGGTTAAGTGATCCAAGtatatataactataatGTTATAACAAGAGAGCAATATTTTAACTTTGGTAAAGAGTCTAAAGTTTGGAATAGGAAAAAAGACGCATAA